The segment AGCCGCAGCCGCGCCGCCGCGTCTTCGAACACGAGCTTGCCGAGCTTGGGCCGGTCGAGCTCGCCCGCCACGGTGAGATACTCGGCCCCGAACGCGTCCACGATCGCGCGCAGGCCGGGTCCGCCGGGTGACTGGAGCTCGCGCACGATCTTGTCGGAGCAGTCGACCGCGGCGCCGAGCTCCTCCAGGAGTCCTGCGACCTTCGATTTGCCCGACCCGATGCCGCCGGTGAGACCGACCAGGAGAGAGCCGCTGCCCGCCACGTGGGCTTCGAGTCTAAGGCATCGTTTCACAAAGGAAAACGCGGTATCATCGCGCGCGTTTTGAAACCCGGGGACGAGCTCGAGAAGACACTGGCGCGCCTGCGCGACGAGATCGACGCGCTCGACTCGCAGATCCTCGAGCTCCTGAACCAGCGTACCGCGCGCACCAACGAGGTGGGCCGCGTGAAGGCCTCGGGCGGCGCCACGCCGTTCGTGCCGGGCCGCGAGCTCGAGATCTTCGAGCGGCTCGAGCGTGAGGCGCAGGGTCCGTTCCCCAAGCCGGCCATCCGCAAGGTGTTCCGCGAGATCATCTCGGCCTCGATCGCCGGCCAGCGCGGCGTGTCGGTGGCGTATCTCGGTCCGCCTGCCACCTACACGCACCAGGCCGCGATCCAGCAGTTCGGCCAGATGGCCGACCTGCGCCCGGCCGCGACCACCGACGCCATCTTCGCGCAGGTCGAGTCGGGGCAGGTCGAGTTCGGCGTGGTGCCGGTCGAGAACTCGAGCGAAGGCGTCGTGTCCCACACGCTCGACCTGTTCGTCGACTCACCGCTCACGATCGCGGCCGAGATCCACGTGCCGATCCACCACGACCTGCTGTCGAGGACGGGCGAGCTGCGCGCGATCCGCGCCGTGCACTCGCACCCGCAGGCGCTCGCGCAGTGCCGGGCGTGGCTCGAGCAGAACCTGGCCAACGTGCCGCAGCAGACCGCTCACTCGACCGCGCTCGCGGCGGAGCTCGCGGCGCGCAACGAAGAGGTCGCGGCGATCGCCAGCTCGATCGCGGCCGAGCTCTACGGGCTGCGCGTGGTGCACTCCGGAATCGAAGACCGCGTCGACAACACCACCCGCTTCCTCGTGATCGCCCGCCGCCCGCCACGGCGCAGCGCGCGCGACATCACGTCGATTCTGTTCTCGATCAAGCGCGACCAGGTGGGCGCCTTGTACAAGGCGCTCGAGCCGTTCTATCAGCACGGCGTGAACCTGACCCGCATCGAGTCACGGCCGACGCGCGTGCGCGCCTGGGAGTACGTGTTCTTCTGCGATTTCGAAGGTCACATCGACGACGCCAAGGTGGCGGCCGCGATCGACCAGCTGCGCCCGCGCTGTGACTTCGTGAA is part of the Myxococcota bacterium genome and harbors:
- the pheA gene encoding prephenate dehydratase — encoded protein: MKPGDELEKTLARLRDEIDALDSQILELLNQRTARTNEVGRVKASGGATPFVPGRELEIFERLEREAQGPFPKPAIRKVFREIISASIAGQRGVSVAYLGPPATYTHQAAIQQFGQMADLRPAATTDAIFAQVESGQVEFGVVPVENSSEGVVSHTLDLFVDSPLTIAAEIHVPIHHDLLSRTGELRAIRAVHSHPQALAQCRAWLEQNLANVPQQTAHSTALAAELAARNEEVAAIASSIAAELYGLRVVHSGIEDRVDNTTRFLVIARRPPRRSARDITSILFSIKRDQVGALYKALEPFYQHGVNLTRIESRPTRVRAWEYVFFCDFEGHIDDAKVAAAIDQLRPRCDFVKVLGSYPEAQAPR